In Camelina sativa cultivar DH55 chromosome 17, Cs, whole genome shotgun sequence, the genomic stretch AGAATCATAGAAGTACTTTTGAGTTTTTAGAATGAAAAAATCAGTCCAGTGCGAAAAATGTTACCACTAAGACGGCATCTCTGGCGACCAAGGCAAGAACATCAGCGCAAGAAACAACACCTGGACACCTCCTCTCGAGCGCTGCCTTGGCAGCATCAACCACTTCATAGCCTCTCAGGGACAGGTTGGGAACAGCGTTTCTTTCCGCATCATTGTTTGGAGATTTCAGAAGAATGGAACCATCACATCCCTACATGAATCGTAACAAAGAGTTAGGACTAGTTTAATAATGTATCTATTGTTACAGTCTCGAAGAAGTGAAGCAAGCTTACTCTGACGAAACAGTCATGAAAATACATCCTTAGAAGCGCAGCGGCGAGGCTTGGTTTGCGAGAAACATATTGTTGTGTGACACGTCGGACAATGCGTTCTGTGTCAGGACACCTGTACCGGTAGTAGTTGAGGTTAAGACTATACCAAGGAATGGCAACAGAATTTCCAAGGACGCTAAGAAGAACCACAAGGGCGAGAAGGGTTTTGGTCATCATAACTATCTCTCTCCTTTCTTAGCTCGTTTGCTTTGTTGAGTGTTAGCCAAGAAAGGTGAGAACGAGGTTGGCGATGAAGGTGAAAGGAGGAAATCTCAGTCCTTTTATAGATTATTCAGTCCAGAGACGTTGAAAATGTCCATAGAGAAATGTCAAATGAGATTAAAGAAACCCATTTTGCAGTAGTACTCCTCTGTTTCTTAATTAGGTTTAAAAAACAGAGGACATTGCAGGGCCTCCACGATCTTTCTGATTTCTTGGAGTTGGTTTAATATTAAAACTCCTTTGAGATAGCTATTGACTATGAGAAGCTTGTTTGCACAACCTGTAATCGACTAGGGAAAGaaagctctgtttttatttgttgtacaaaaaaaaaaaaaaaatgagagagtaGTATAttactcaaaagtcaaaacaactgtcttatcttaaaatttttaattaatggttTACCAAAGCCGAGGTATTCATTATCATCAACTCTAGTACAGTagtataaaaaacaatttgttggGTCGTGTGTGGANaaaaaaaaaaaaaaaagagagtagtaTTTtactccaaagtccaaacaactgtcttattttttatttttatttttattaatgttttaccAAATCCGAGGTATTCATTATCATCAACTCTAGTACAGTACTATAAAACAATTTGTTGGGTCATGTGTGGAACACACGTCCGTCTTTTTGGTCTGCCGTctgcattattttttttcttatgttccATGAATTTCTCTGTCTACATCATTTGTGTCTTGATCCTCTTTAGAGCTAATAGTTAGGTGAATATAGAATAGCGAACGTGAAATGCAAACATTATACACATTAACGCTAAGTGCAAACGCAAAAGATAGATGCAAATTTTAGTTTTCTCAACCAAACTGAAAACATGAaatacgaatatatatatacatcaaatgCAAAGGAACatgaaagacatatatatactatagattttatcttcttctgcacgttttcttcttctagttaCACACTTAAATGGTTCAAACGGCAACTTATAAAACAACATTACGAATTTCTGTTTTGAAAGATCCAACTTGCTAATTAAAATCTTAAGTAATTTCCTTGGGCAAACTTGAATATGTTCTTTAACGTCGTGTGTGAATCACACGTTATGGAAGAGCTAGCGCATTATTACTTATCGCTACATAAAATGACGAACTCGTccaaaaaaacctttaaaagaaTCGTATAAAAGTTGTAGTAATAATGTATGTACGTGTAGGCATAAGCAGGACCGGGCCCAACCCGAACAAAAGTCCTCAAGTTCGAGCATGATTGGGCCGGTTCGATTTGTCCTATAATAACAATAATTACAGTGGAagtcctttttttttcagtgtttttctgaaacaatttttttaagttcaagTCTTTAgcataaatatcaaaattaactCAGTCACAAAAGAAAAGTccgaattttttaaaatctagcGAAGGATAGATAATTAAACTTCAcatgtgtttctttttgtaaaatttacatGTGTCAGTTTATCATAAGATGTCAACGTTCGACCGACTTCAAAAAGATATATTGGCGTGGTAATCTGACGTACGAAACGCCACTCTTTGAGCagttgaaatttttattttatgcctTCGTCGGTCTATTTATAATTCAATTATATAGAGCAGTTGTGTGAaaattcttttttgttctcCACTTCTCCTTATATAATACAAACTTTTCAAATTTCGCATGCCACAAACAAAGATTAGGCTCAAGATATAAGAAACAACAGTTtacgacaaaaaacaaaattctaaataaaactATCCGTTGTAATACTTTTATACTAATAGATAGATCATATGTGTTCTACGCGTTGGGATTCTTTTGTGTCGACGGTCATGAATCGTGATTATAGTATcaattctttcctttttctgtaaacaatttttttttagtcaatgATCAAATTggattgtatatattttcttttatggaTTCAGCATGGATAACAAAAACTGTTATTTGTTCATAATGGATTGATGATAAACTCTATAcagtcaaatattttttttctcgcCAAGACAGTTAGTTATCCATTTTTTGGTGAATGATAtgcaatattttgaaaaatgttataacgataatattaacacaaattaataatatggtCTAGGGCGTCTAGCCACTTCATATATGTtacaaaactaattttgttattaacatATGATATCACATAGCATATGTAATCGCTAATCGGTATCGCTACCAAATCCCTTAACTAATCTTATATTCGTACTTCTATACCTTATGAACTACAAAAGTATTAGACAACGATAATAATCTTGGAATACTTTCTTGCCCGTTAGTACCTGTTCGTTTGCGGTTCTACTGGTTGTATTATTAGGGATTAGGTCGGGTCCTGTAATTTTAGAATAAAGAATGATCAGTGATATATCACAAAAGTACAAAAGTACTAGTTGTTCTGTACTGGAAACTTGCTTTATACCTCGAGGCGATTGCTCAACTACAACTATAATTATGTCGCTTCATCCAAAATTATAGAATAATCAAGATTTCACGAATTCTAGTACTCGTGACAAAAGAAACCAATTAGTCATATTCTGATCAATAATCTAAAATTAAAGGTCATATAATCTCAGTTATGTatagtttttgcttttgttgtcgATTATGACATCATAACGCTCAATATAcacaattagttttttttttttttcggtcaAAACAATATACACAATTAGTTAAGTCTAGCTTTCTAGTATTATACTCACTGTTAGCTagactttttgttgttggtgaTTAACTGATTATGACATCATAACGCTCAATTTCGCTACAATCAAATTAAGTTTACTAGATGTTCTATGTTACCAACTTACCATAGCTTGATTTAAGGACCAAAACATTCACCCTCTTTTAACATTATATCTAATATACTTTATTATCACAGTTGACAAAATAAATACgtattttatcattaataatatagttaGAGGATTTGAAATTTGGGTTTTTATTAGAacatagttattaaaaaatatattattttatagaataattaaaatatacgaAAAAAGACCTCCCTTTTTTCCCCAAGATTGGCGAGAGTATTTGGTCATATGCCCAAATCTTCAgtaacttaaaaaacaaaatcacattgGCTACCTTCtcgtttataaaaaaattccataaaagATCTAACATTCAAGGTTTCAAGCAAtgggagaaaaaaatataagtggAAAGACGTAAACTTTAATCATTAAGAATAAGAAAATCTGCCAACTTTATATCTCACTGAATATCAATTATTCATGACATTAGTAAGAGTACTACAAAACCAATTTTGTAATTactaatgtaatttttaaactttGGTAATTCCGAGCGGCGCAGATTGTGAGTCAgagaaatatcaaaaaaaaaaaaaaaattacactcaTAAGAGAGCACATGTTGGTTAGCTTAAATGGACCCACGCCTACACAACCAAACCTGCAAAACCTTCTATATAAAGCTTCTTTTGACGTCTCCAATACATCCatcacacacaacacaacaacacagTGAACATAATCCTCCCAAAAAGACACAAATTTAAAGATGAACTGCTTGAGAGCTAttactctctcactctctctctttcttgtggGAATGGTTGGACCGATCCAAGCTCAATTGCAGATGAACTTCTATGCCAATACTTGTCCTAACGCTGAAAAGATTGTTCAAGATTTTGTTTCAAACCACATTTCTAATGCTCCTTCTCTTGCTGCTGCTCTCATTAGGATGCATTTCCATGACTGTTTTGTCCGAGTAAACTCTtattttctctcattctttttttctcttgatATATTGTGTAACATTCTGAATAGCTAATTGATGGAGATATACACATGTAATTATTGTAGGGATGTGACGGATCAGTGCTTATAAACTCGACGTCAGGAAACGCAGAGAGAGACGCAACTCCTAACCTAACGGTTCGAGGATTTGGCTTCATCGAGGCCATCAAAGCTGTGCTTGAAGCTCAGTGCCCTGGAATTGTCTCTTGCGCTGATATCATCGCTCTAGCATCTCGTGACGCTATCGTTTTCACGGTAAGCATCATATTCACATAAGGTGATCACAAATAACAAATCGTAGTATGCTCATCATATATTTGACCTTTGGTATGTTGTAGGGAGGACCTAATTGGAGTGTACCGACCGGACGAAGAGATGGGAGGATATCAAATTCATCGGAGGCATTAGCTAACATTCCTCCTCCGACCAGTAATTTCACCAATCTTCAAACACTCTTTGCTAACCAAGGACTTGATCTTAAGGACCTTGTCTTACTCTCCGGTAAATTCTTCAACCCGTACCACACAATATTGCtaagaattaaattaattatggagtgttaaaagaaaatatgtgtaaactaaatcaaaaacatgatTTTCTCTTGTGTAGTCTGCGTATGCATTTACAatctacaaagaaaaataattaaaaaataacttttacaTGTATTATGTATTaaccaaagaaataaaatgattttcaactaaagatattttttttatataaagaactATACAGTATTTAATACTGTTACAACGCTAGTAAAACAATTTAACCTAtggttccaacttccaa encodes the following:
- the LOC104754669 gene encoding peroxidase 3 — encoded protein: MNCLRAITLSLSLFLVGMVGPIQAQLQMNFYANTCPNAEKIVQDFVSNHISNAPSLAAALIRMHFHDCFVRGCDGSVLINSTSGNAERDATPNLTVRGFGFIEAIKAVLEAQCPGIVSCADIIALASRDAIVFTGGPNWSVPTGRRDGRISNSSEALANIPPPTSNFTNLQTLFANQGLDLKDLVLLSGAHTIGVSHCSSFSNRLYNFTGRGDQDPALDSEYAANLKSRKCLSLNDNKTIVEMDPGSRKTFDLSYYQLVLKRRGLFQSDSALTTNPTTLSNINRILTGSVESFFSEFAKSMEKMGRINVKTGSAGVVRRQCSVANS